A stretch of Bacteroidota bacterium DNA encodes these proteins:
- a CDS encoding CotH kinase family protein, which yields MKKLFILLVLTLLTGYQSFSQVPNYSVTMTQANYDSLYTRSIWSDVRLPAPFTSNDTLWSGSNIRFKGHSTRYFPKKAYRVRFATTQLYYGNRDMNLNAMYTDKSLIREKLAWDLFGDMRAVAPFCYHSNFSINGESKGLFSFIDKIDSYFLINRGFTPGPLYEANDTWTMADLTVQPDSLIKLYYDLGIGTSYAHLKDLIQTLNDTPDGSFAETAIQLFDTMSVLNWFCANTITMMGDSYNKNYNLYRDTTRLAHQWIVLPWDYDLSWGRSGDLTKPYPSSLLNDGFAYTFSPLAGPSNVLKDRWMATPRLKEMFRVRLKYVLDSLFTEARYHTKIDSLKNLIENEVAKDNYKWGTMQDFYEHVEALKYYVTVRRNYLYKTFINPPSGMYNIVTLPITQTDVPYHFVTYDGRTIATMWFTGISGLDSINVRAYPDSTPPLISNPGGERYLKRWLRITPYPSNAQFNAKLQFMYSDRQANDREVGTGVQDERLLRAGFFNGTYYESLPTKVNSFANTVTIDQINETKVGNNKYISALISDTYTQKWFKQPNFFWQKLNDVKFTDRQNGFAVGDQGVFLKTTDGGVSWAEGWIGNNLPFYKFANPTQNVFFAVGENGSLFNSADGGTIWQKRTLSNKKTIRAISMNLSQPGWIAGDKGFAASTVDSGKTWNEMVVDSAKNFYGVDVFPDWKTVLAGDNGTVFISTDSVNGWEQKYSGVTANLRAVKIIGDQLFIAGDSGTVITSNDRGLTWENIGVPIETNLKDIFLLTNQAMYVVGDGGKIYYTNNGGTNWYAQYSADSHDLFAVAFVDSAYGIAVGNDGTILKTTEPGTLNGGKPPVADIPSEYKLYQNYPNPFNPTTTIEFDIPHQSKVALRVYNVLGQEVATLVNEERKAGRDEVKFDGSRLSSGVYFYRITTGSGFSQTKKLLLMK from the coding sequence ATGAAAAAATTATTTATTCTATTAGTATTAACATTGTTAACGGGTTATCAATCGTTTTCACAAGTTCCCAACTACAGCGTTACAATGACACAAGCCAATTACGATTCTCTTTATACTCGAAGTATTTGGAGCGATGTCCGGTTGCCAGCTCCCTTTACATCAAACGACACTTTGTGGAGCGGATCAAATATTCGTTTCAAAGGGCATTCCACCCGGTATTTTCCCAAAAAAGCATATCGTGTCCGCTTTGCAACAACACAACTTTATTACGGAAATCGCGATATGAACCTCAATGCGATGTACACCGATAAATCTTTAATAAGAGAAAAACTCGCATGGGATCTATTCGGCGATATGAGAGCCGTTGCACCTTTTTGTTATCACTCAAATTTTTCTATCAATGGAGAATCTAAAGGATTGTTTTCCTTTATTGATAAGATAGACAGCTATTTTCTAATTAACAGAGGATTTACGCCCGGTCCACTGTATGAAGCAAACGATACATGGACGATGGCAGACTTAACCGTTCAACCAGATAGTCTAATAAAATTGTACTACGATTTGGGCATTGGAACCAGCTACGCCCACTTGAAAGATTTAATTCAAACTCTTAACGATACGCCCGATGGATCATTTGCAGAAACAGCAATTCAATTGTTCGATACGATGAGCGTGCTAAATTGGTTCTGTGCAAACACCATCACAATGATGGGCGATAGTTACAACAAGAATTATAATTTGTATCGCGATACAACGCGTCTCGCACACCAATGGATTGTGCTGCCGTGGGATTACGATTTGAGTTGGGGGCGCAGCGGCGATTTGACGAAACCTTATCCTTCATCTTTATTAAACGATGGCTTTGCCTATACTTTTTCACCGTTAGCCGGACCTTCAAATGTTTTAAAAGATAGATGGATGGCTACGCCTCGATTGAAAGAGATGTTCCGGGTGCGGTTAAAATATGTGCTCGATTCACTTTTCACGGAAGCCCGTTATCATACAAAAATTGATAGTCTCAAAAATCTCATCGAAAACGAGGTAGCAAAGGATAATTACAAATGGGGAACGATGCAGGATTTTTATGAGCACGTAGAAGCTTTAAAGTATTACGTAACTGTTCGAAGAAATTATCTCTATAAAACATTTATTAATCCACCCAGCGGTATGTACAATATTGTTACACTACCTATCACGCAGACTGATGTTCCATATCATTTTGTAACTTACGATGGTCGCACAATCGCAACGATGTGGTTTACAGGCATTAGCGGGCTGGATAGTATAAACGTACGTGCTTATCCGGATTCCACTCCACCTCTTATCAGCAACCCCGGCGGCGAACGTTATTTGAAGAGATGGCTAAGAATAACTCCCTATCCGTCGAACGCGCAATTTAACGCAAAGCTCCAGTTTATGTACAGCGATAGACAAGCCAATGACCGAGAGGTAGGGACGGGCGTACAAGATGAACGGTTGCTCAGGGCGGGTTTCTTCAACGGAACTTATTACGAAAGCTTGCCGACAAAGGTAAATTCATTTGCAAATACAGTTACCATCGATCAGATAAACGAAACAAAGGTTGGAAATAATAAATATATTTCAGCTTTGATTTCGGATACTTATACACAAAAGTGGTTCAAACAACCGAATTTTTTCTGGCAGAAATTGAACGATGTAAAATTCACAGACCGTCAAAATGGATTTGCAGTAGGCGACCAGGGAGTATTCCTAAAAACAACGGACGGCGGAGTGAGCTGGGCAGAGGGCTGGATCGGGAATAATTTACCTTTTTACAAATTTGCAAATCCAACTCAGAATGTTTTCTTCGCAGTTGGAGAGAATGGCTCGCTGTTCAACAGCGCCGACGGAGGAACCATTTGGCAGAAGCGGACACTTTCAAACAAGAAAACAATACGTGCTATATCCATGAATCTTTCGCAACCCGGTTGGATTGCGGGTGATAAAGGTTTTGCCGCTTCAACTGTTGACAGCGGAAAAACCTGGAACGAGATGGTTGTTGACTCTGCAAAAAACTTTTACGGCGTTGATGTATTCCCCGACTGGAAAACCGTACTCGCCGGAGATAACGGAACTGTTTTTATTTCTACAGACAGCGTGAACGGCTGGGAACAGAAATATTCCGGCGTAACGGCAAATTTGCGAGCTGTAAAGATTATCGGCGATCAATTATTTATTGCAGGGGATAGCGGTACTGTAATCACATCTAACGACAGGGGATTAACTTGGGAAAACATCGGCGTTCCGATTGAAACCAACCTCAAAGATATTTTTCTTTTAACTAATCAAGCGATGTACGTTGTGGGCGATGGCGGGAAAATATATTACACGAACAACGGCGGCACAAACTGGTATGCACAGTACAGCGCCGACTCGCACGATTTATTTGCCGTAGCTTTTGTCGATTCGGCGTATGGAATAGCTGTCGGGAATGATGGCACAATTCTAAAGACAACCGAACCCGGAACCTTGAATGGAGGTAAACCACCGGTCGCTGATATACCCAGCGAATACAAACTCTATCAGAATTATCCGAACCCATTTAATCCGACGACGACAATTGAATTT